ATAACTCGGCATCTTTGGTTACTGCCATTTTGATGATTTCAATGATGCCGTGACGCAACCATCCTTCTCTTAAAGTTTTAAAGAAATAGCGATCGGTAATTGATAGCACGGGTGGATGATAAGCCCCAAAAAGATTTTTATAGCCAAAGCCATCACAGCAGGTTCGAGGAGAAGGTCCTGCATCGATACCTGCCACAATTGAGGTAGACAGCATTATATATGGGGTGTTGCGATGATATAAAGCACAGGCTAGTCCAGCGGTATCGGCAAGCACGCCACCGCCAACTATCAATACAGGTTCGTTGCGAGATACCCCTAAACGCTTGAGATCGCCGAGCATTTTTTCAACCGTGTAGATCCCTTTATCTACTTCCATGGCACGGTATACTAGCTTGTCTAATTCAATACCATGATAATCAAAATAATGCTCGATCTGTTCGCCATAGTAACGCTCCACATTTTGATCTACTAAACACACGCAGCGTCCATGAGAGACATACATATCTCTTAAAATCGATTGTTCATGATTAAGAGAGTTGTCAATAACTTTAATTGAAGTAAAGGTGCTAGACCTCATCACTGCTTCAATGGTTTGGTCATCTGCGGTACTTTCGACATATCCACGGCTTTCACGATAGTTAGAAGTTGGATATATGGCATGAGGGTTGGACTCAACCAAACGTTCCGCTAAATCTCGATAAAAGTCTTGGTCTGTGCTGTTTAATAAGTAATCGAGCAGTTTGATTTTGCCAACTTCAGATGTGTGTATTTTATTAGCAAACGTATACCATTCTGCGCCAGCAGCTCGATCAAAAGCAGCAATAAGCTCTGCCAATAGACCAAAAAAGTTACTCAGAGATAGATTGAGGCAACTCCGAAGCTTACGACAGGCTGATAAACCTTCCACTGCTTCTGCCGCAGCAAACTCTGACCCTAATTCTTGGGAGAAGGCCGGGCTTTCAATTAATGAAAGAAGTAAGCTTCTAAATTGCTCGCTACAACAAATATTTTCTACGGCGTTGTCGATGTTTTGATACGCCAGAGGCTCACAGTCATGCATGGAGATAAATGCCTTAACTGCTGAGGAAGTCTTTGTCATTATTAATTCCGAAAAAAAGGTATGTGCAAGATTATTTAGGGTTGTGTAAGTCCCTGCTTAAATTAAATTAACATGATTGTTCAAAAAAATTAACAAAATTTTACGAAAATACTTTTTGGATGCAGATCATGATATTAAAAAACACAATTTTAATGCTTTTTCATCTACAGCAAATATTACTCGATTCTTAAAATTGCGCTCAAAACAATGTCCAAGCAAGACTGCACTGCAATAAAAAAGCAGCACAATGTCAAGCACCATAGCTATATAAGAGATTATTTGAGGAATAATCAAGAAAAATTATAAGTAAATGTTAAACACCTATTATACATAGTAACTATAAATCATCTATTGCTGACAAATTTATCCGTATATTCAACGAAATTAATTTGAGCGATCGCCTGTTGTTCAGACTGGTATTGAGATAACGCTAAATTTTGCTTTTAAGATCTAGCTGTAAAAACTGATATCGATCTGAGTTGGGGTCTAATTTAGCAATGTAAGCAAGCTGTAGTTTGCCAAGGCGATCGCCTGTTGTTTAAACCGAAATCTACCAGTCGCACCATTGACCGAAAAATCAGGGTTAGTCATAAAGCTTCTGGATTATTTTTTTCTAGATCTAAAGCCGTTTGAAATTTGCTTTGAGCGATTAAATATACTCTAAAAGCTTTTTAGTTAATAATGGTTGAGCTTTTGTCCACCTCAAAACTAGCTGAGAGACTAGCTTAGGATTATCAGCTAAATCGAGTGCGCGCATATATTGCACAAATTTATTTAAAGACTCTAATAGCTTTTTATGGTATAAATTTTGCTTCATAAAATTTCCGAATAAGAATTTTTTTATACTTATATCGGAAAATACTTACTTGTGAGCAATTTTTGGGATTGAATTATTAAAGATTGTTATTAAACAACAATTGTTTATAAATTATAACTAGATGCTTGTAGGCGAAACATTTCAGCATACAAACCATTTTGGGCGATTAATTCTTGATGTGAGCCAACTTCAATAATTCGACTGTTTTCCAAAACTACAATACGATTAGCTAACTGTACAGTAGAGAAACGGTGACTGACAAAAAAAGTCATTTTACCTGCGGTTAATGCCCGAAACTTGGCAAACAATTCATATTCGGCGATCGCATCTAAAGCAGCCGTTGGTTCATCTAAAATTAGGATTGGTGCATCGGTCATAAACGCTCTTGCCATACCAATTTTTTGCCATTGTCCGCCAGAAAGGTCTACTCCTCCCTTGAACATTTTGCCTAAACGAGTTTGATAACCTTTCTCTAGGGTTTTTACCACACGATCTGCCCCAGAATCTAGGGCTGCTTGTTCGATACGTAGCTGGTTTTCGCTTTCTGATAAATTGCCAAAGCCGATGTTGTCTTTAGCACTGAGCTGATAACGGGCAAAATCTTGGTTTAATACCCCAATATTAGTGTGTAACTCAGACAGCTTGATGTTTTGTAGAGGTATACCGTCAATCGTAATTATGCCCGAATCGACATCGTATAGTCTGGTAAGCAGCTTTAGTAAAGTAGTTTTTCCTGCACCATTTAAACCGACTAAAGCAATACTTTCTCCTGGATCTATATCCAAACTCAAGTTACGCAGCGTGGGTTGGTTTGCCCCTGGATAAGTAAAGGTGACATCTTTGAGCGATAATCCTCGTTTAATTGGTTGTGGAAAAGACTGCGGATGAGTTGCGTTGGTTACTTTGGGCTGAAGATTGAGAAATTCAAAGTATTGCGAGACATAAAGATTTGATTCGTAGATTCTCGCCAAATTTTCGAGTATTGAAGGTAATAGCTGTTGCGCTTGGCTAAATGCCCCCGTATACATCGTAAAGTCGCCGACTGAAATAACACCTGTAATGGCTTTAATCAATGTCCAACCGTAAGCAATATAAAACCCACTGTTAACCAAGATGCCCGACAAACCCCGCATTCTGGCATACTCAGAAGCGATCGCCGCCGACTTGGCGTTAAAATCTGTCCGAATCTCTGCCCATTTGCCTAATAAATGTCTGCCAAGATTAAACAAACGCACTTCTTTAGCAAAACTAGGATCGGTTAAAACCCGTTGAATGTAGTCAGATAATCGGCCGCTTTCCGTCTCCAAGCGCATCATCCAAAACCGCCTCCCTGAATAAACAATGCTCGTCCAAAAAGCAGGAAGGGTAGTAAATACTAACAAGGGGATGATTGCTACATTAAACTGCAATAGCAATCCTAGTAAGCTAACTAAAGTAATTGCCTGACCAAATAAATCCGTAAACAGCTTAAGCACTCTCACAGGGTAGGTACTACCGCTATTTTGAGCGCGAGTTAGGGTGTCATAAAATTCTGAAGATTCAAAATGAGCCAAATCTAGCTGAGTAGACTTTTCTAACAAAACGTAATTAGCATGAAGCACCAAGCGATCGTTAAAAATCTGCGCTACGTAAAGATTAATCTGATTGAAAATTCCTCCCAGTAAACTAACTCCAAAGCGCGCTACCACCAAGATTATTAATGGTCGCCAGACAAAATCAGCATTACCCCAATTAGCAATCACCATATCGACAATTGTTTTATCGATCAACAAGATCAAAGCTGGTATCAATGACTGAAAACCCGTTACCGCCAAGGATAAAAATAAATAAACTGGAGTAGCTTGCCATACCAGGCGCAACAGCAAAGCAATATTAATCAGGATGTCTTGAAATCGTCTGCTCGAAGTCGTCAAATTGTTCTTCAGTCTTTGGTTTATTTAATCTAGCTCATTTTTAGATACATCATAAATCTAGTTGCTTCAGTCTTGATACACAATTGAAAATAGCGAATGCCAATTAAGCAGCACTGTCGAGACTAAAATGAAGATTGAGCATAATTTAAGCTTTATTTTTAGATAAGTGCTGATACTAATCTCCCCAGCTAAAACCTTAGATTTTGAAACCCCTGCGAAGTGCGATCGCTTTTCTCAACCAGAGTTTTTATCCGATACCCAAGTTTTAGTCAAGCAACTGCAACAGTTATCGGCGGTAGAAATTACATCAATTATGAAAATTAGTGACAAACTAGGCGAGTTAAACGCATCTCGTTATCAGACTTGGCAGCCATCTTCCGATAACACTAATGCTAAACAGGCTTTGCTAGCATTTCAGGGAGATGTTTATCAAGGGATGAATGTCGATCGCTTTGAACAACAAGACTTTGACTTTGCCCAAGAGCATCTCAGGATTCTATCAGGACTATACGGAGTGCTGCGACCATTAGATTTAATTCAACCCTATAGACTAGAAATGGGGACAAAGTTAGCGCATTCCAACCTAAAAAATTTATCTGCTGATACTCTCTATGATTTTTGGCAGGACAAGTTAAGTCAAGCGATCGATCGACAATTAGAAAAGTTAGACAGTAAAATTATCGTTAATCTAGCTTCCCAAGAATATTTTAAAGCAGTAAAACCGAAGTTACTCCAGGGAAATATTATTACTCCCGTGTTTAAAGATTGGCAAAAAGATAAATATAAAATAATTAGCTTCTATGCTAAAAAAGCTCGCGGCATGATGGCAGCATATATTATTAAACAGCGCTTGAAAAAGGTCGAAGATCTTAAAAATTTTAGTGAAGCTGGGTATAGTTATAGTGCCGAAATGTCAAAAGATAATAATTTAGTTTTTATTCGCTCATCATAATACTGCTTTTTAAAACTAGATCTACAAGCCTAAATAGTTAAATTAAATTGAAGATATCTGCTTTGTGCATTGATATTAGGTAATATTGTGTCCTTAGCTTTAGTGATTTTACTGATTCCCACGAATACTTGGTACAGAAGAACTCAAGGTTTATTTGCTGAAGAAGTAGCCAAACAATTAATCCGTGAAGCATTAACAGACAAGGATTTTGCTCGATCGCAACTAGAAGACGAGGATACTTCCGCAAGATAAAAGTCCTTCGCGGTGTGAGTCGCAGCTTCTGAAGCAAACAAGAGAGTGGTTCTTTACGTCGCGCCGCTTATTCCATCTCAGGTCAAGATAGTTGACAATCTCAGCAGGTATATATTTGAGCGATTCCAGTAATATTATCAGCACCGTATCCCTGCTCGATCGCTGTCAGATAAATTTGTTGTGTCGTTTGTACTAGCGCCATTTTTGCATTATTTACTTGGGCAGTTTTCAAGGCGTAACTGAAGTCTTTTTCTACAAGCTCAAATTGTTTGTTGTTTCTTTTGGCTGGGTTTAGATAGCGCTGGATTTTTAGAAGTAAGCAGGGGAAAGTATCTGAAGTATTTGTGAGCGGGCGTACTATTATTTCTAATGCTATTGGTTTAAAGGAATGTGCGATCGTCGGAATGGGAATAGCACTGCTTCTTCACTGGTTAATTGAGCGAGAAATTGAGGCTGGTAAACTAATTAAAATATTGCCAAACTATGAAGTTACTGCCACAGTTTTTGATACTTCAGCTTGGCTTGTCTATCCCTGTTGTACCTATCTCCCGCTTCGGGTTAAGGTTTTCATCGATTTTTTTAAACAACACTTTCGGCTGGTTAAATAATAGTAATTTAATAATATTACCAATGAGCCTTTTGTCTAACTTACAGTTAATGAGCCAATATAATCAATTGATGAATCAGAAAGTTTATCAAGTAGCTCAACAGTTGGGCGAACAAAAAATTCAACAAAACCAAGGAGCATTTTTCGACTCGATTTTAGGAACTCTAAATCATATTTATGTCGCAGATGTGATTTGGCTGAGACGGTTTGCCCAGCATTTAAAACAATATCGAAGCTTAAATAAACTACCAGAATTGAATAGCTATCGAGCATTAGATCAAACAGTCTCCAATAACCTAGAAACTTTGGCTCAGCTCAGGCAAAAATTAGATATGATTGTGATTGATTGGTGTCAAGAAATTGAGTCAGAAGATCTAGAGAGTAGTTTGCCATACACCGATACCAAAGGAAAGCAATACAAGAAAAACTTTGGGCAACTAATACAGCACTTTTTTAATCATCAAACTCATCATCGAGGACAAATCTCTACTTTAATCAGTCAGCAGGGATTAGATTTGGGAGTAACTGACTTATTGATGATTAT
This sequence is a window from Coleofasciculaceae cyanobacterium. Protein-coding genes within it:
- a CDS encoding sedoheptulose 7-phosphate cyclase; this translates as MTKTSSAVKAFISMHDCEPLAYQNIDNAVENICCSEQFRSLLLSLIESPAFSQELGSEFAAAEAVEGLSACRKLRSCLNLSLSNFFGLLAELIAAFDRAAGAEWYTFANKIHTSEVGKIKLLDYLLNSTDQDFYRDLAERLVESNPHAIYPTSNYRESRGYVESTADDQTIEAVMRSSTFTSIKVIDNSLNHEQSILRDMYVSHGRCVCLVDQNVERYYGEQIEHYFDYHGIELDKLVYRAMEVDKGIYTVEKMLGDLKRLGVSRNEPVLIVGGGVLADTAGLACALYHRNTPYIMLSTSIVAGIDAGPSPRTCCDGFGYKNLFGAYHPPVLSITDRYFFKTLREGWLRHGIIEIIKMAVTKDAELFNYLEQAGPRLIETRFGTVDCQPEAEINDLSQKILGAALRSYVAAEYDNLYETHQCRPHAYGHTWSPGFEIEAGLLHGHAVSIGMGFGAYLSYRLDWISEEQFQKIMRLISSFGLSLWHDIMLKTETLWSSQVKIVQKRGGNLAAPLPKGEIGQCGYLNSLTREELDSAIAEYQKICEDYPRRGLGIEPHCSDVGLEDPSTVAHAPAKSSSLEEPTLSAV
- a CDS encoding ABC transporter ATP-binding protein; protein product: MTTSSRRFQDILINIALLLRLVWQATPVYLFLSLAVTGFQSLIPALILLIDKTIVDMVIANWGNADFVWRPLIILVVARFGVSLLGGIFNQINLYVAQIFNDRLVLHANYVLLEKSTQLDLAHFESSEFYDTLTRAQNSGSTYPVRVLKLFTDLFGQAITLVSLLGLLLQFNVAIIPLLVFTTLPAFWTSIVYSGRRFWMMRLETESGRLSDYIQRVLTDPSFAKEVRLFNLGRHLLGKWAEIRTDFNAKSAAIASEYARMRGLSGILVNSGFYIAYGWTLIKAITGVISVGDFTMYTGAFSQAQQLLPSILENLARIYESNLYVSQYFEFLNLQPKVTNATHPQSFPQPIKRGLSLKDVTFTYPGANQPTLRNLSLDIDPGESIALVGLNGAGKTTLLKLLTRLYDVDSGIITIDGIPLQNIKLSELHTNIGVLNQDFARYQLSAKDNIGFGNLSESENQLRIEQAALDSGADRVVKTLEKGYQTRLGKMFKGGVDLSGGQWQKIGMARAFMTDAPILILDEPTAALDAIAEYELFAKFRALTAGKMTFFVSHRFSTVQLANRIVVLENSRIIEVGSHQELIAQNGLYAEMFRLQASSYNL
- the yaaA gene encoding peroxide stress protein YaaA is translated as MLILISPAKTLDFETPAKCDRFSQPEFLSDTQVLVKQLQQLSAVEITSIMKISDKLGELNASRYQTWQPSSDNTNAKQALLAFQGDVYQGMNVDRFEQQDFDFAQEHLRILSGLYGVLRPLDLIQPYRLEMGTKLAHSNLKNLSADTLYDFWQDKLSQAIDRQLEKLDSKIIVNLASQEYFKAVKPKLLQGNIITPVFKDWQKDKYKIISFYAKKARGMMAAYIIKQRLKKVEDLKNFSEAGYSYSAEMSKDNNLVFIRSS
- a CDS encoding LysR substrate-binding domain-containing protein, which produces MSGRTIISNAIGLKECAIVGMGIALLLHWLIEREIEAGKLIKILPNYEVTATVFDTSAWLVYPCCTYLPLRVKVFIDFFKQHFRLVK
- a CDS encoding DinB family protein, translating into MSLLSNLQLMSQYNQLMNQKVYQVAQQLGEQKIQQNQGAFFDSILGTLNHIYVADVIWLRRFAQHLKQYRSLNKLPELNSYRALDQTVSNNLETLAQLRQKLDMIVIDWCQEIESEDLESSLPYTDTKGKQYKKNFGQLIQHFFNHQTHHRGQISTLISQQGLDLGVTDLLMIICEQ